From the Papaver somniferum cultivar HN1 chromosome 2, ASM357369v1, whole genome shotgun sequence genome, the window TGCTGGAACATCAAAGTTACATGTTCGAAGAGATTCATGGCACTCTGGATGGTGGTCTGCTAAAATCTTCCTTTGCATTGGTTTGCTTGTTCTCCCTTTCTTTCTCCCAAGTACCCTCATTCAACTCTATGGTTAGTTCCAGAcccctattttttttttcattttccttcAGTTAGCTGTTTTCTTCATTTTTGAGGATTTTAACTCTATGTACCTTTGGTATTGCAGGGGATATAGCACATTTCGGTGCAGGGTACGTACTGATTCTTACTTAGTTCATAATGTAGCTTCTTCATCTGTTATTGTTGAGTTTCTAATTCGTTTTCTTTCTAATTCATTTTCAGGGTGTTTCTTTTGATTCAGCTGATAAGTGTAATCAGTTTCATTACATGGTTGAATGATTGTTGTCAATCAGACAAGTATGCAAAGAAATGGTAAGATCCTTCTTCTTGAACAATTTTGGCAAAAAGCACCAAAAATTTGTACTCTTATACCTGGAGCTAATCGATTTGAAGATTTGCACTGCAGCCGAATCCAAGTAGCGTTGGTTTCATTTACCTCATATATTTCTTGCCTGTGCGGGATCATTTTGATGTATATATGGTATGCACCTCAGCCGGACTGTtttatcaacatcttcttcatcacctgGACATTGGTTCTTCTCCAACTCATGACCTGTGTTTCTGTCCACCCAAAAGTAAGTACAGTTAGCCGTCATGTTTGTCATTGAAACAGTTGAAAATGGATGGATAGAAAATTAAAGGGGTGAAACATAATAATGTTGCTCTTCTTGATAGGCTCCTACTTCTTGCAAGTAGGTGCCAGTTACAGGGAGCTGCGCAATTATGGTGCACTGGTGCTTGCATTACCCTTGTTAGTTCCATGGATGTTGACAATTgatattcttttcttttgaacaGATTAATGGTGGATTCTTGACTCCAGGATTGATGGGTCTTTATGTGGTATTCATCTGTTGGTGCGCCATCAGAAGGTAAAATCTTGCACTAGTAGTCTGGATATTTATAAGATGGTGAAAAGGGGCTTAACTACTCAGATCCCTCCAATTATTTCCAAGGCTCACTGCAAACTACGGTTAAAATCTGGGTTGATTCCTCCAACTCCAATAAAGGCAGCTTCCACGTTCGTATTACTCAAACATTCTTATCCTTTTGTTTGCAGCGAACCAGCAACAGATAGGTGCAACAGAAAGGCAGAAGTTGCAGCAAAGGCAGACTGGCTATCCATCATTGTAATGTTTTAGTCTGCTATTTAAAAATAAAACGGATGACCTTTTGCTACTTCTAAGTTTTCCTTCTCAGTTATTATTGAAAACAAATTTGGATGTGTTTATTTCACACCGGAAGCTGTTTAACGTTCTTACGGCGCTTTCATAAGCTTTTACTTAATTGCACGCTGTATAAGATTATTTTGTTCATGTTAATCGATTCCTAATGAGGACCCTTTTCGCAGAGCTTCGTTATTGCGGTAATTGCAATGGTTATAGCAACATTCTCAACCGGGATAGATTCCAAATCATTTCAGGTATGTCCCTCATTCAATAGTTTCGGCACACTAATAAAACTCCTTTTTACTGCAAACACATGACAACAACTTCTGCAGTTCAGGAAGGATGAGaaacaagatgaaaatgatgttcCATATGGATATGGGTTTTTCCATTTCGTGTTTTCTGTTGGAGCTATGTACTTCTCCATGCTATTGATTGGCTGGAATTCTCATCACACCATGCAAAAGTAAGTTTATATTTAGGTAGAATCAAAACTATAGTCAGTGACTGAAAACTAAACATATGTTTTCTTTCTAGCTGTATTATGCACACTAGCGAAAGGATTGTTTTCTGATTTCGCATTTTATGTTTAATCCCAAGCAGAAAATGTACTCATCTTAGCAAGAAATGCCGGGGAATcatatgcacaacctgtgataaacATTCATCTGAGCGaacattttatttttccttgcagGTGGACGATAGATGTAGGTTGGACGAGTGCTTGGGTCAGGATCGTGAATGAATGGCTCGCAGCTTGTGTTTACAGTAAGTCAAAATCACTCCATGTAACTGCTTGTTCTTCTTTCTTAGAAACAGAATAATCCTATATGAAAAATTACAACAAATTAGACAATATGCACTCATCAGCTGCCGTCACATCATGTTGTTTTGCAGTTTGGATGTTGGTTGCTCCTCTTGTTTGGAAGCAGAGGCAGACAGGTGATAATTCTATATGAAAAAAAGAACTCCAAAAGGACCAAAACCACAATTTATTATTCATAATCCTCACGAAACAACAGAAAGAATCAGTTGATAAGCTATATATCTGAGCAATCCAGCATCCTGGGTTTCTCTGTAAACTTACACGGGTGAAAAAGGCACCCCATAATGTATAGTTGGAGTTTCCGGCCGAGAACAGCAGGTAAACAAGCTAGAGAGCAATGACATATATTCAGATCTAAAGGTTCTTCAGAACATTTATGAGACGAGGTCGTTTCTTGTTTTTCACATACAGTTACGAAGTCGGAAGAAGTATATCATATAATTCTTTCTTCTAATCTTTGCAATAATAACCTCAAGACGGAATGTAACAGTTTAGTTTTGAGAAGGGCAGCGAGTCAGTTCACAAGACTGGCACGGTACGTTATATTCACAAATGAAAGGACCAAACTCTATGAAATCATACTGGCTCATCGTATGGTACTAACAAACTTACTGTGTAAAAGAATTTGTGAGAAGAATGTAAGAATGAATTCATCTGAAAAAACAGCATATGCAGCCTTGTTGCTTCCGAGGCCCTTCAAACCACCTATCCCAGGTTGGATCTATGGGGCTTTTTGTTCTGTCACATAAAGAACCTTTTATTAGTAAGATAGAGAATGTACACATATCATATTAAGCATGAAATGCAATAAAGGGCGAAAGATTCATACACTGGGAGTAGCGCATCAGGTCTAGTTCCTATGTTACGAAGCAGTCTGGTTCATATCAAACACACGATATAATATTAAAATCACAAATGCAGTAAAACAGATATAACCATTGTCGAACACACTAAATTGAATTATGACACTTACTCTGGTAAAACGTCGGAAACTTTATTTGTTCTTTCGAGTTCTTCAAGCTCTTTCTGAAATTACATTTCAAATTCACAAAAAGAAAAGTTACCACATAGAGTGATCCTTTATCCTAGGCATAGCATACCTAAAGTCTGCAAACACGCATTTAACACGAAATGATGACATTATTCTAACTTGGTTTCTTAGCTTCTACTAGACTCAAATGCAACGGACTCTGATTCAGTGACGGATGCAATGCTCAAAggtaaaacaaaagaaaagatgcAGGACAAAAACTTTAGTCTCCTttaattcaaatgaactagtaagCGCTAAGACATGTTCAACACTCAGAAGCCAACAACCAGCCATATAATTAAGCAAATGCCTCTTTCACAGACTTGATTTCAAAACTCCTCGCACCCTAATCCTATTGCCAATTAAGCGTCGCAAAGGCTCAGTTTAACCAATTCATACTTGTGACCTAAAATGAGGGTTCTCTGCCCGAAATAGGACATCAAATTCTCTCAGCCTCACATAAAGAGAACCCCATTCTTGATTCTTCTCCCCAAAATTTCAACTATGGACCCCAAAAATCTAAATTATAACCCTAACAttttttagaaaagaaaatagaCAGGGAATTAGGGAAGAACTCACTGACCTCTAGGAATCTAGTTTCTTGCTCAAGGCGTTTCAATTCAGCAACCACTCGATGTTTTCCTCTGGCATCAGATGAGATGATCACTGAAGTTGATGAAGCAGGTTCAGTCTCTGTTGCCATTTTCAGTATCTAAAAATTCCAATCTTTGAAAACAAAGATTCAAACAGATCTTATAACAACTTTAACAAAAAAACCATCATGAATCTTTGCACTAGAAGGTAATCAAGAAAAAATATGGATGTTTAATTTTGAGagaaaaaaaagggaagaaaaataaaatgaaattatCTTCTGTTTTGGATTTATGTAACAACAAATGGGTTGTTTATGTTCTGTCAGAAAGCTGTCTTTCCTTCCTTATAATTCCATTTTTAATTTAATACTTCCCCAAATTCTTCTTCCAACAGTTGTTGAGACTTTCTTTTCACACTACGAGGAATATTTGCATGTACAAGTACGCCACTAAAAGCGATGTGGCAAGGGGAACATGGTGCCATGAACTCACTCTTGAATAAGTCCATTTTAGTGCTGCTTATGGTTGACTTTTCTTTTGGGCTATTTTGACTGCGGGCCTCATCCACAAAGTCAGTTTCACTGTGCCCCCAGACCAGGAATCGTGATTTTTAGCCCCTCAAACCATGTCAAGATGGTGAAgtgtcaaaaacaaaaaaattagtcCCAAATAGTCGAAATTGCTTCTCGATTCTATTTGGTTGGGAGCTTGGAGCGAGGAGCAAAGAGTTTGGACTTGAAAATCGTCAAAACTCGGTCTAATACTGAAAACTCATTTATATACTACTACTCATGGGTCATACTTATACcttattaaaattaaaaatttaaaactatAGGGTAATTAAGTGTATAACATTGTTATATTGAACCTATGTTTTAATCATGAATTTTTAGAGGTTCACCAAGTAGTTGGTGAGCAATATTCTTACATTGGCGTCAACCTTACTGGTAGCGTATTTGATCGTGGGAAAGGAGTTGAACATATGGAGAGGTATTCTTGCTTTGATGGTGATTATGAATGTTACTTTGATACAATTAATTCTTGTTTGATGTTTCTTAAGTCAATTTTACGGGAAAGTTACAACGGGAATTTGGTTCTTGAGCTGTTACAAAGACTTTTGCACccatttgaatttcagtttctGAATTCGTTGGGTCTTAGAAGTGTGGATGTTGCTGAATTTTCAGAGGGGAATAGATTTTTGTTTCTCTTATTGGTTAGAGTGATGAGCATTAAGAAGGCACATAAATGGTCTATTGAAGTGCTTGGTAGGAAGGGAGCAAAAATTTTATTCTTACAGCTACCATGTGAGTTGTTTGAAGTGATTGCAGTTCATTTTTTGTGCTTACATTTTGTCGTCAAGAGTAAGGGGAGTTCACATACAAGCAGATGAGTTATCTTGCCAACTGATTCGAGTCTTGAATTCAGACCTGGAGAGGATTCAGCTAGTGCTCTTGCATCTCCATGGTGTCAAGTGATATGTTAACATGGTTCTATGGTCGGAAGCTGCAATTCCATTATGTCTTATATCAAGGAAGCAGCTGTAACTATTGTCAGGAAAGTGTGTGTTTTGGTTATGCTCGTGAAAATCCCAATTAAAATTGAAGTGATGAAGTTGTTCGTAAGGGCTTTGCAAACCTGGACCCACCTTTGATCATTATCACTCAGCTCATGGTACCCAAGAAGAGGTTTCCAGTCGTGCCTTGGCTGAAATATGCAAGGGAGAGAAATGATGGGCAGTCGACAGATGGGCTTGGTATTGGAACTTTATGGGCCTCACAAGGATTTTTACTGGCGCTAAGAGTATTGGGCTTCTGTATAGGAGTGTGCGACAACAACTATAAGAATCAGGAAATCGTCCCATTAGTAGTTATTTAggaactataattttgggcataccaaaatcttccaaggcatactgaatgaagacaaaaaaggttgtgaaatagcaaaatcagataaccctttaacccaaatttttttaatggcaaatccgccctttacgtattagtgttaataattttgattagtgattaaatattttgtttagtgattaaaataattttcagaattataagagttgtttagatgaaaaatttgaggaaaaaaaatcaaagttttggtttggttaagaaggagagaaatagaaggagaaagtgagaaaattctaattcttgattcaatggaggatgatgagggtcatcattcatctaaaaaacctaggaaaatacatatcaactacaacaatgatccagaaatggctgatttcttagattatgagaatgattttacacccactcaaactcaagctcaaactcaaacacaaactcaagatgatgatttttatgagccaaatcctgatgaagaagacattgatgaggaacccaatgcttctaatacacaggtacacttatatcctatacttaatctcacttctatagctctcaattatcaaacgttaggttttttgaatcatggttcggcgaaacatgttgaggttcggctcacatctatgagccgaatctaccaattgatgaacggttcggcttactgaatctgtttactgcatgcgccgaacctataatttccaattccaaccctttttctagacactagttcgtcttatatgaaagtttcatagtaagccgaacaacatcctgaatagcccggaatagaatcattactaattcggcttacatataaaatcgtatgtgccgaacacaattttttaatttctgggttgaaatattgttactggttcaacacatatggagaatatcgtatcagccgaaacctcttatgtccaaggttcgtcacataatatgattatcgtctgagccgaacatgaatttgttaatttttgggttaaaatattgttcgtggttcggcacatattgaggatatcgtataagccgaaacctgtaaatgtttatagttcgacacataatgtgattatcgaatgcgccgaaccttgttattatattccctttctagtgtttaaccttgtgatattctttgtagatcgtgcttggacccatggaaaatcaacctgatccagtagacataattcacgaggataccaaggatcactaaaacatgaaattgaggaaCATCAACCTGATCGTGCTTGAGGAACACCAATACTGGgttacaccaataatgatttttaaggctcggcttataactcaaattatataaaaagccgaacctgaaggacaaatgattcggcgcgtaactaacattagaggataagccgaactctataaaTTCGACGCATAACTGttaagatattcattaaaacatgaaattgaaggtgtccataacccaatcccagcaccattaaaaacaaagttcagcacctaaaagcaaaggtgtttgcaacaccataaaagtgtacttaaaacttaagaaaaagtgtaccataaaaggggatttaaccacgacccctcttcttagtttcacgaccacctcttcttccaccttggtcttcatcttccgacgcatcattaccgggttggacggtagcaccaccttggcttgtaccttcaccaacttgtcgagacctcttagtggtaggcctttgttcgggttcctcgggtccttgtcctttgttgatgattgcatcccacttgttgatgaggtatttttgatcatcaacttcttcatcttcagctattccttcttcttgtctttcaattcttacttgttcaacttcttcttctaaaattcctcctctacctccctctcccaattttttcttacctcctcctctaggatcgggagttttagaagtagaaggtgttacctccatcttcttcctctttatagatgcattggtcctgacacaagtatgaaagttataagactaattcgaacaacaaagagatttggaaagccaaaaacttgtaagaaaataagaaggctcggcttacccgaaataacacatatgagcggaatcatgtcttgaaatttttattagcttacacagagagtggatcggttcataccacaaaacaattataagccgatcctatatattcggatCACAACcaataccgtcgaataagccgagtctatgattatgaactcaaacatgtattcggcgcaacatgatatcatataaataagccgatcctatacacttgtaaaatttatgaaattttaacaatgatattcggtgcaaccctaatactatcgaataagccgaatctagacttatgaattgaaacctttattcggcgcaaaactaatacaaccatacaagacgatcctaagcacatgcaaaaattctgaaattcaaacaacaattattcggcacaaaactaatactaccatacaagccgatcctacgcacatgcaaaatttctgaaattcacaaaacgtattcggcacaaaactaacaccatcgaataagccgatcctaaatataagtctttgTGTCActcagttcggctcaaaacggatttcagatatacgccgagccgttcatatgcattttcagggttcagtttcaagaacagctcggcgcacatctaagatttgttttgcgctgaaccataccctgtaaccgccgcagaaacatgattttgacgaattaaatcgaccaaaccaatctaaaacatcaaatacgagatgggtttgtagaactaaccttcttattctcatttccggagttggttcttcttcaatctcttcttccggttgattttgtggttgattttgagtttgttcttcaatctttaaatcttcttcttcttcttcttcaatgggttgttgagtcgatcgatttgaacgagatactggcttacgacgacccattatatagatgagtttaatcgtcgactaaattttcacgaatcgacgattaaatttccgcgatgaaagaaaaagaaagggaagggtgaatgagttcggctgtggagaggaagaagaagaaggtgaatgaaactgattttaggtgtagttgattataggttttgtattagggttagggatagattagtagtaatttaaaggatttaagggcatataggtaattgaaccaccccatagggtaccccttataaggtcacccaagttaggactagtgctttgtatgcctatgaagattttggtatgcccaaaatcagggttcttatTTAGGGGCAGTCCAATTCTTACTATGTTCGACGGATGCTGCTGCAATGCCCAGATGAACCTACACATGCCCAGCAACAAAACAATCttcctattttattttccatccatgaggacaaggatgttttcaaCGAGTGTGGAATGTCGTAGTGTAGAATGTAGGGGCTACCAGGATGTGTGCCATTAGTAGTTATTTAGGAGTGCCCTTATAGTATTAGCGACTATCTTTAGTTATGTGTAATGGTTGGTTTAGATTAGCTACCTGGAATGTTTCTAGTCGTTGGATTAACTTGAGTTATCTAGTCTTATAAAACTCGAGTCAGTCTGTATTTGCAAGCTAATCGATTATCAATTATCAAATAAGAACCTCGTTTTTTAATGGATGTGTTCTCTGAACTCAGATTTGGCCTGAATCTATTGATTTAGAAGGTGTTTATCACCATTTGTCCCTCATTTCTATCTATTGGTAATCACAACAATTGGTATCCGAGCAATTGGTATCACAACAATTTCTATCAAAGCAATTTCTATCTACTGGTAATCTCTGAACTCAGATTTGGCTTGTTAACTTGTTGTGTAAtcacaacaattggtatcagccgTTCAATCTACCCAAAAATTTCTTCAATTCTTTTTTTATCATGGATTCAACGGATAAAAAATGGGTTGAAGTGAATGGAAAACTAGTACCTCTGCTTAAGTTGGAAAGGATAGCAGCAGAAATTAATTTGGGGTACCAATCAATCATTAAAGTTGTCTTGAGATTTATCCTTCACTTTTATCCCATTTTATCCTTCCTGATTGTTAATTTGTtgtgttatcacaataattggcatCAGAACCGTTCTATCATTTCAAAAAttgttcgattttttttttctatcgtGGATTTAATAGATGAAAAATGGGTTGAAATGAATGGAAAACTAGTCCTCTAATGAAATTGGAAAGGTTAGCAGAGATATTAGATATTTGCTCTAAGTGGCATCGGTATTATTTGACGAACAAGGATGTCGTAGATCGAGCTCGCAGACTACAGAGGTGGTTAAAAATGCTAACCAAGGCATTCGAGAGGGTGACATCACTCATGATTATTAGGAATACTGCTTCATCATATCCATCTCCTTGCGGACTGAGAATCGATTCTACAGTTGTTGATGAATTTTCAGAATCCGAATTGATTCCTTCTTATTTCTTTGAAGAAGTTCCAACCATGGTTAATTCAATTCCTTCTGCTGTCGACGAAGAAGAAGGTTCTCTCAATTTAGGGTTACATTCCTCAATTTTCCTTCATGGGAAGAAGGATTCGTCTATTGGTGAGGGTTCTCCGTctaagaaagtgaagaaaaatgATGTTATTAAGGTCACCAGATCCAGTGAGTTCAATATTTGGGGAGTGTATCGGTTCGCAAGCAGCGGCATGAATGTATTTAGTGTGCAAAATTGCCCCAAATTTTTTGCAGCAAAACAGGCAGGTGTTGAATGTTTaagcgattttttttttctcaacaaCAAAAATTTAGGTATGCCTGGTTTTCACTTCCAACTTGATGCTTCTTGCTTTTTGTTCGATCGAGGTAAATTTGCTGGTATATTGATTTTTCGATTACTTCTTAGTTTTGGGTataaatcagatttttcatctgTGCAATCATTTCAATTTTTGTGTGTTGATGATTCCAAATTTTATGATGAGAGGAAGCTGTTTGTTCATATAGCTGAGAGAAATGGAATTTTGATTCTCATATGGACTAGGGTACATGAACCTGAAATGGTGCAGGAATTCTTGGGTACACTGCCTGATAGTGTTTTGTGGATCTGGAATGATGGTGGTTTTTGTTTCTATCCTTGTTTTTTTTTACACTTGTTCTGTATTTGATCGTGGCAAGCGAATTGAGCTTATTCGGGGAACTACTCATTCTGTAGATAATTCGGAATTGTGTGTTGGTAGTTCTTCTTCATTGGTACTCAATGTATGCTACAATTCATGGGATATAGACAATATTGCTTTACTGTTTGAGTTAACGCCGGACGGTTCAAGTTGTGTGAGACAATGTGGCATCCTGGTAAACCTCCCTGGTCTAGGTTAATACTTCCAATGACAAGGGTTAATGCAGCTGGTACTGCAAAGGCATTATTTACTCAACTACATCATAGTAGTAGGTGGCTAGCTGGgatttcgattcttcattttttgtCAGTGGGTGTTGGTCTTGAGCTACTCTGTAACGAAGCCTATATGCAAGCAACTGTATTATCTACTCATGTGATTCGAGTTTCAAGTTCAGTTGGTGATTGTGTTGGATTTCATAACTATGCCCAAAGAAAGATTCTCACAGTTACTAGCAGGGTTGTTCCTCCTTCTTTACAGGCTCTTCAACATAAACTTTTATTCTGTCATGCATTGCAGAGTCCCTTATCTCAAGCAAAAGAAACTTATCGTCTAAATATGCTGTTGTGGGTTGAGTACTTGAGCGGGAAATTCAAGTTATTTTCAACTGCTTTTTGGAGTGGGAGAAGTATTGATGTGACAGTTCATTTATCAATTCATACCAGTGCTACATCTCCATTTTACATTTCAAGTATCAGGTTCCTTTTGCTCTCTTTTTTGCTTCTACATGAAGTCTATGAAAGTCTTTTAATTCTTGAGGAAATTGTGCTGCAATATTTACGTTTCAAATTGATTTACTTGCACACTTCATACTGGGCTTCATATCTTACTTCGGAGTGTAACCAATCGATGGGGGTGTGTAAATTCTATTCCACTCAATATCCTCATTGGTATTCCAACTATCTACAGGGATTTGCTTGTCCTGGTCTACCTCATGCTTCACAAGTGTTCCATGGTACATGGTTACATGCTTCCCAATCTCTTTCATCACTTATTTTATCAATTCACACTAGCGCTATTGTTTCTTTTTACCTGTCAAGAATTAGATTCTTCTTGCACCTTTACTTGCTTCGAATTGCAGCCAGTGTCAATTTATCCTTTCACAAGACAACTTTAATGATTGATTGGTACCccaaactaatatatttctgcAAAATTGGTTCCACTAGCTATTTCCTTATCTGCTGCAATTATGGATGGGGTTTAGTACATCAAGCTAGAGAAGATGATACATGTACCAGAAATTTTGAACGAAATTTGAGAACTCAGGGCATACTCTTTCTGATTCAAGTTCTAAATGTATTATTGAGGATTGACTTCTTaaggtggaaatacaagttgtTCTCAAATGGTTGGTGGAGTACTATGTTCTGTGAAAAAGCTAGGATTCGTCATCAAATtgctacaaaatttgttgctaAGCTCATTTATGTACTGCTGGAGAGGCTTAATCAGTTTAAAGCTACTAATGGATCTGCACCTATATCATATTTCCAGCAACTTTCTGCACCCACGTTTCTTATACTGCCCCCTCGTGTCATGAAGCTGTACTGTATAATGCAGTATTTGAGCACCTAAAGGTTAAATTGGGGCCTTCGACCAAGTTTTTCTACTTCTAGTAGTTTCTGGCTGAAGAACTGTGTGATAAATTGGTTGGGAGTTTAGTGTGGAGATTGAATGGTGGTTTTGTTGATATTCTATGGATTGCTCATGCTTTCTCTACTGCTAACAGGGTCTCCGTGGGTGAATTGTTGACGGTTAAAGTTTGTGTACAATTTTTATACACTATCACTACACACTCCAGCTGTGTCTAAGTTAGTGATCTCCTTGATGTGGGAAATTCATATCCTCCCCACAAGCTTTGGGTGTGTAAAAAATGTTAAGGGGATAGATCTGGACTTCATTTCAGTTGTGATGATTGGATTTACCACTCAGATACTAGAGAAGTTGGAGGATCAAAATGTAAATATCAACAAACTCACACAACTCGCAACAAATAGTCATGGTCAGACTGGAACTGTTCAAGAAAGGGACGCAGAATTTTTTCTTACTGAAATGGATACTTTCAACTTTCTCTTAGTATTCACACAGATGGTGAGGGTCTCCGTTGAAGTTTTGTGCAACTGGTTGATTTCAAGGGAGGCATTGTGCCAATGTTTGAACCTTTTACCTTGCAAATGCAGTCACTTATACTCGTCCACACTCGAGCAGTTTTACTTAGTTATCATCCTTGAATTAACACCGTAATACCTTCAGTACTCCCGAAGCTTGTTGAGAACAGATTGGTCCTAATAAAAGATGTTGCTATTCGATTAAGGGCCTCATCTTCACAGAACAGATTGCTCTTAAAATTCCAGTTTATGTCAAGAAACATCACTGAGATAAAACTCGTACCCATCCAGCTAGAACCTCTTGTTGGTGAGTACTTCTGAATACAGCTGAAGCTGTGTTAGTCGAGCAAATAGTGGTTTTCGTCATGTCTTTCCATTTGAGAGAATTCTCTAGCTTGATTCCACTACACTTCAGATGTATCAAAGGCAGCCCAATATGAATGTTAACAAACAGATTAGGGGTCGTAGCATTCTTGCGGAACACTTTGCGATCAGGTCAAGTTGCAATAGCCAAGTGCCAACTTCGTAATCTCATGAGAATGGATTCAAGTTGATGATGGATCTTATCCTTGCGGAACACAGTGCTTTTATAAGTCCAGTTTTCGCCAATGCTCAAGACTGAGAAATGTATTTCCGCGTTAATACTTCTCCCACTCCATAA encodes:
- the LOC113348321 gene encoding probable serine incorporator, coding for MVCCTERCIKFTEDSWFNQFCIGANPWMARYIYGFIFLIINLLAWGVRDYGHGALTEMERFKGCKGGKYCLGTEGVLRVSLGCFIFYFIMFLTTAGTSKLHVRRDSWHSGWWSAKIFLCIGLLVLPFFLPSTLIQLYGDIAHFGAGVFLLIQLISVISFITWLNDCCQSDKYAKKCRIQVALVSFTSYISCLCGIILMYIWYAPQPDCFINIFFITWTLVLLQLMTCVSVHPKINGGFLTPGLMGLYVVFICWCAIRSEPATDRCNRKAEVAAKADWLSIISFVIAVIAMVIATFSTGIDSKSFQFRKDEKQDENDVPYGYGFFHFVFSVGAMYFSMLLIGWNSHHTMQKWTIDVGWTSAWVRIVNEWLAACVYIWMLVAPLVWKQRQTGDNSI
- the LOC113348322 gene encoding guanine nucleotide-binding protein subunit gamma 1-like yields the protein MATETEPASSTSVIISSDARGKHRVVAELKRLEQETRFLEKELEELERTNKVSDVLPELLRNIGTRPDALLPVTKSPIDPTWDRWFEGPRKQQGCICCFFR